The region ACAGTTGTAACTGGGGTACCAGGATTCCAATCTAGGTAGTTTGGTCCCAGAAACGTCCTTTTGGATATCATCTCCTAGGTGACATCCGAATCAAAAGTAGGATCAGCAGTCTTTAGCCATTCATTAATAACTCTGTattgagcgcctactgtgtgcaaggAACTGTGCTAGGCGCTAGGACCTGGGGGCCTCATTCTCCTCGTTGATAGTCTAAGAGAGGGAGTGGGGCTGGGTAGTCGCCGAAGGGGCAGGGATCTTATCAGTTACGCACAAAAGGGAGAAGTGGGGGAGACAAGCTGGGCGGCCCCTTTCAAAGGCGGGTCCTGGCGAGCGGAACTACGGAGCATCGCTGAGGGGCACGTCCGGAAGACTGAAAGCGCTACACCCGGAAGTGTCTTGGACGAGCGGGACGCGCCGCTGAGGCCTCACCGCTATGGGCCGCAACAAGAAGAAAAAGCGAGATGGCGATGACCGGCGGCCGCGGCTCGTTCTCAGCTTCGACGAGGAAAAGCGGCGGTAAGTGCCAAGGCTAGAGTGGATCCCCTTCGGACAAACGGGCAAGAACAAGGCCAGGTCCGCCGGCACACGCTCACGCGGAGAGCCCTTCCGGTCCCGCCCTCTCCGTGCGGCCCTGAGCTCCCCGCCGAAGGAAGCGGCCGCTGTGGTCCCCCAGCCTTGAGGAATGGAATCGCCCGCCCCGCCCTCACTTCTCTTATCCGCAGCCCGCCCAGCGCTCCTCTGTGGCGGTGGGAGAGTAGGGATCTCCGGTCTCCGACTTGTGGCTtccacctccccagcccagccGCCCTGCACGCGGTAGACTCTCAGTTTTTGATGAATGATGAGTGAATGAAATGAGTGGCTTAAATTTATTGACTCACCAGACGTCTATTAAGCTCCTCTGGTCCCCTGAGTTGGACCCCTAAGCTTCAGCACCTGATCCATCAAGTGTCCCCAACTCAGAGTGCCATCTGGGCATATGGTAGTGAAAGAAAGCAGGACCCTGAGCGCCCCCCCTCcacttgtttatagaaaagctgaaatttcataggcctccctgagtcatagAAGAGCAGACTCAAGCAGTTGATCAGGATAAGCCAGCAGGCATTGGGGGATGGCAATGACTCTGACCACCTATTTcagtgattaactgagattattccttcatttccctttaaaactttggtggctgaacagaatcttcgGAGATTGGTTTTTGGGGCAGATGCTGAGTCAACCAGATTGCAGGAATTCTGGTTaaaagcaaatttcttttttgttaccaaggctgttgctcctaggatcatacccctgcctctccctcaaatagaaaccagttactcttatctaagtatcaggaggcagctgctgagAAGAAGCAAGaattggttagaacccagtccAAGATGATGGTGGATTTGACTTTCCGTGGACCTTaagcctcattatacactcactgtaatgtattagcatgctaagtgacacacccaccagtgCTATGACAGTTGAAAGTTGCCTTGACAACAACCAGAGAAGtccatacaaggactgaaaatCTCAGACAAGGACTGATTGTCTCCATCACACCCTGAATGAGGATGTGATGGTGGAAGCCTCTCGTAAAATTCCACGTGGCCTGACCCAGGCCAGAGCTGTCCCTACTGCCCATCTTGGCTGACAGTTCCCCACTTGAGCACCTCTTCCTCACTCGaatactttcctttcttttccgcTTCTGAGCAGTAAAGCagctgttcactttgtgcttctGCTGTTCGAGTTCTTTCACAGTCAGCGGCAAGAACCCACACTTTTGTGGgcctcctaatttaggggtccttCCATCCACTAACAGTAGTGAGTCAGCAAAACTGCCAGCATTGGACCCCGGAACAGATGGGAATAGTGCAGCCAGCGCTAGACAGATGAGAAGGGGCTGAGATCAgatagggggagggagggaaatgctGAGGTGTCATCAGGAAACTCAGGGTGGTGTCAGCAAGACCTACAAATGGGTCCGGGGGCAGGGTCCCGGGGAAATGGGGTGTTGGTCCAGTGGAGAGTTCGTGGAGGTCTGAGTGAGGGTGGTTTTGAAAGCCCCACTGGAAGTGGTTTAATTCACTGAGTGATAGAGTTTGCCAGCAAAGAAGGGGGCCCTCACCTGTTCTAGATTCCAAGGCCCACAGCCTGTGCCCACCACCTGGCCCTGTTACTGGCATCTGAGCCCTTGAGGGTAATGAGTGGAGAGaggcagaatctgcctcttttccCCTAACCTTAcactctgtgtgaccttggacaagtaacCTTGCCTCTCagtgttcctcatctgtaaaatggggagtgGTACATACTGcacaggctgctgtgaggatttcATGAGTTAACAGGTGTACAGTTttggaatggtgcctggcacataatacagtattagctgggttttttttgggggggggggtttgccTTTTCTGGAGTGAGCCCTTCTTTCCTTGTATCCTGACTCTCtcctgactctctctctctcttgcctctgTCCTATAGGGAGTACCTGACAGGCTTCCACAAGCGGAAGGTGGAGCGGAAGAAGGCAGCCATTGAGGAGATCAAGCAGCGGCTCAAGGAGGAGCAGAAGAAGCTCCGGGAGGAGGTGCAGAGGGGGAGGGCGGGAGAGTGTCTCTGACCTGACTCCCGGGGGCCTTGCCACCTTAACAGCCTTAACTGAGGGAGTGTGGGCAGACCTGGGGTGTAGTTTTGTACAGAGACATCAAGGGCCCAGGTCTGGGGAAGGTTTAGGGTGGAACCTCCTGGTCTTTCACTTCAAGCCCTAGTCGCACTCATCCTGGATGTGACCAACGCCTCTGCCTGAGGTTAGGCTGAGAGGCCATACTCACTGTGTTCCCTTCCCTTTTGGTTTCAGCGCCACCAGGAATATTTGAAGATGCTGGCCGAGAGAGAGGAGGCGCTGGGTGAGTCCCTTGGCCTGACCTAGAGAATAAACAATAGGCTGGGTTTATTCATCCCTGGAGGCGGGGAGGGGTGTGAGGGCCACACAGACTTCTCTACCTTTAGTGGTCTTGGTGGTGACTTGGGGCTAGGGGTGGTCCTTAGATACCTCTAAATGACAGTAGATCAGAGACCAGGAGTGGACCCAAACCTCTTGGTAAACTGATCCTTAGCAGAAAGCCGAGTTTCTGAGGCCTGAAGGTACTAGAggtagaggggagggagaggcagcagcTCTGAGTGCCACACCGGGTTTGTCCTAGGTGGGGACCAGGTGGTCTGAGGTCTCCCTGGAGCATGAAGGGCAGAGGTGGGTCATTTACAGCATTTGTCTGCAGGCCAGGCTCTGGAGCTGGTGACTTCCTGGATACCCTCCTGTAGAGTAGAGGGGGCCATTGCACTCCAGGGTAGTGGGCgtaggggtaggggtgggtggcTGGAGCCTGCTGACTCATGCCCTGGGGCTGAGGTCTGGTTCTGTGACCCCGTGCACAGAGGAGGCAGATGAACTGGACTGGCTGGTGACAGCAAAGACAGAGTCAGTGCAATATGACCACCCCAACCACACCGTCACCGTGACCACCATCAGCGACCTGGACCTCTCCGGGGCCCGGCTGCTCGGACTGCCCCCGCCTGAGGTGGGTCTCCCTCCCAGCCCGGGGGAAAGATGGGCACAGGGGCAACCTGGCTTATTAGAGGTGGTAGTGTCCCTGAGTGCTGATCTGTGTCATGGGGATTCCAGCGCAAAGGGCTTCTTTCTTCCTGGGCCCCCACCAGGGCCTGGATTAAAGCCCCAAGCCCTGGGGCTTCAGAGGCCAGCTCCACTGCCGAGCGGCTGTGGGAGCATAGACAGTTTTCTCTGTCTTGCCTGCTTCCCTTCACCCATAACTTGCGGGTCACTGACGATAGCAACTGCCTCGTGGGATTGCCATGAGGATAAAAGTGGTCAGTCCACCAGCAGCACGCAAGAGAGCAGTTTGCTGTGAGCATTCCCATTGCATCACACGTCTCTGTGCGCTGACCTGTGGGGTGTGAGTCATTAGCAAGTTCCAAccagcatttgaaaaaaaaaaaggaacagaatatcATTGAAAATCAGGAAGCATCATAGTAAGCATTGTCTTATGAAGTTGAGCTCGTGTCTGGGTCGTGTAGGAATttatgtgtgtgttatgtgtaCAGTTATCAGGTCAACCGCATTGCCTCACATAGGTTACAGTGCCCTTAAGTCCTAGAGCCGCTGCTTCATCACATCCTTTCTGACCTCACACTCGCCTTGTGTTTGGTGCTCATTCTTCTGTCAGGTCTGGTGCAGACAAGCCTCGTCCCTATTTTAGAGTTTTTTTGTGAGTGAGTGTCCGCTGTAAGCTGCGGCAGTGGAGGACTTGGGACCCCAGCTCTCTCCGTGGAATCCCTGCTTCGGGGCACAGAGGGCCTTTCTGCCCAGGCCTTCTCTGAGCCCCGACCAGGTGTGGGAGGCGGCAGGTCACGCCCCACTTGACAGAGCGCTGACTGCTCAGAGGCCTGAACTCTCTGTCTACCGCTCCCTGTGACCGTCCTCATCCTGTGCTTCTTTAGCAAGGGGCTGGGCGAGGGTCCGAGGAGGAGGCATCATCCGTGGAGAAGCCGACAAGAGCCTTGCCCAGGAAGTCCAGAGACCCCCTGCTGTCCCAGCGGTGAGCCCTGGCCTCCTTCCCCGTGAGCCCACTCCTCCTGGCTGGCGTTGGTGACTCAGCCTGCGGAGTTCCCTTCCGCTGGCCCATGGTGGGTGGCACGGGGCATGAGTGGGGCCCTCAGCAGCCCTCTACTCTGTTTGTCAAGTGGTCCTTAGCGCCCTTGCTACCTCCCACCTCTTCCCCGAGAACATCCAACCCTGGGTACCCTTAGTGCCTGGGGTAAGGGCCTTTCTCGCTGTGAGCTGAAGAGCTGGCAGGCCCTCTGGGGAGAGCAGGATGCCTTCAGAATGGATTTGGTCTTCCCAGCTTTCGGGGCCTGTCCTGATTTCCCCTCTGTGAGCCGGGCCGTCAGTCACCCTACTACCCAACCTTCCACCCCATTGTTCCCCAGAGTAAACTGAGGCCCTAGCCTCATCAGCCTTCCACCCTCTCACAGGATCTCCTCTCTCACGGCCTCGCTGCACGCACACAGTCGCAAAAAGGTCAAGAGGAAACATCCCCGCCGGGCCCAGGACTCCACCAAGAAGCCCCCGAGCGCGACTCGTACCAGCAAGACTCAGCGCCGCCGGCTGACAGGCAAAGCCCGGCACAGTGGGGAGTGAGCCCCAGGAACCAGGCCGGGCCCCAGCCTCGGCTGCAAGGGCCAGGCCTGTCTCAGCTTGGCTGTCCTGTCACCCAGCCTGCACCCAGGTGATGACGCCACAGCCCAAGCTTGGGAGGCCAGCACCTCTCCAGCCTGGGGCTTGGACTCCAGAAGGCGCAGACAGCCAAGAGCTGGCCtcccccaggaggagcctccagGGCCAAGTTTGGGGCATCTTCCCAAATGTATACCCCACCAGACCTTCATCAGATTGGTGAAACTAAGTGCGCTTGCGGTTGGTTTGTCCCTGGCCCTGATGCCGTGTGCCAAGGGCAGGCTTCTGGGAGGTGGAAACTGCTGGGGGCGTGGGTCACCCTCACTCTCCAGCAGTTCTCCCTGTGGGTACGAGAAGGTAGTGCTAGGTCCGGGCCCCCGACCCAGGGGGAAGACCAGCGTCACCCCTGGTAGAATCCAGAGTCTACCTGCTGCTCTGGGAAGTGGGCAGGTGGGTGAGCAGAGCCAGGCTGTGCCTTTTACCAGCTGAGACTTAGGGCTGGGCCCTTCTCATTGGCTTTATTGGCCTCCTCAGAAATCTGTCTCGACTCGTCTGCAAGTCTGGCTTTTTCAGAGCCCGTCAGGAGGCCAGCTGGCATGAGGGCTGCCACTTCTGCACACTTCTCCCAGGTGAACCTTCAGGTGTGGTTTCAGAGCCGTTGAAAACCAGCCTTGTTGCTTCTTTGTCCAGCTTGTGAGTGACTCACCTCTTCCACACCCTGCTGTTCTCCTGACCGAGCAGGGCTATTGGCAGACTCCAGGCCCACCTGTGGCAGGTGGACGTGGTGGCAGTGTGGACCCCCGGAGTGCCTGTTCTGGAGGTTGTCAGGCCCTGCTTGTGCTGACTGACTCCTGTGATTCTGGGCCAGAGCACAGGAATTTCGGGTTGAGCCCTGGTTAGGGGAGCCATGTCGGGCCCTGATGCTGGGACTGCAAAGGGGAGAAGGATGAGCTCTCTGCCCCGGTGAAGCTCACGGAccagtgagtgtgtgtgagaggaACACTGGTACCGGTTCTGCCCAGCCCTCAGGCGTTGGAGGCtcctggaggagagggagcagggaccTGGGATCTGCAGGGCAGGCCTTCCCCTCTATGGAGGGCCTGCCAGGAGCAGCCCTGGCCCCCACACTGGGCAGGCGCTCTCCTCAGTCACCATCAAAACCCTCTGTCTGGTGCTGTCCGGTGGCCGATGCAGACCTGAGGGCCACACCTGGCTGTGGGAACACGAAGCTCAGGGCTTGTGGCTGGGACGCCCTGTGACCTGGCTTCTCCATTCCTTCCACCTATTCTTCCTGCTGCCTTTCTGTTGTCCTCTCCGTGCTTGGGGTGGGGTGCTTTGCCCTGCTTGGTTGCCTCCAtccagggcagagggtggggcctGTTACTGGGCTGTCCAGGTGGTGCTGGTACTCAGCCCAGGGCGGTGAGTCTCAGCCGTGACAGGCCCCTGTGagcaggagcagagctgggcctgggggGTCTGTGCACACaggggtttgagtcctggctctgctgctggcCCACTCTGAGCTCCTCACTGCTGACCTCACTGGGGCTGTTTCCCCATGTGTAAGGAGACGTAAGACACCTACCTCTCAGGCCTGCCCTGAGACCAAAGTGAGACCATGTTCATGAAGCTGTGGCTCCTGGCATTCCCGGGGTGCACTTCGGCATGTGCCCGGCTGCTGCTGACCACTGAGACGTCTGACCTGGCTCTGTCCTCCATCCCCAGTAACATGGGATCTTTTACAATTTACATCTACGTTTGTAATATTTACTAGTATTAAATTCTCATCTGCCCTCTCCCACGTGTGCCCTCAGGTCTTCCAGCAGGCCAAGGAAATTGAATTGTGATTTTTTGCCAATTCTAGGATCGAGGGTAGTGGAATCAGAACGCTCTGGAGAACTTGTCTTTTCTCTCCATATTTGACCTGGATTCTTCTGTTGCTCCCCATCCTGCAGGCTCTTGGGGTTGGGGCCTCTAGGAGTTTAATCAAGAAAGATTAGGTTTAGCTACATataaaacaagatttaaaaataactggcttaatttgcagcaacatggatggacctggagattgtcatactaagtgaagtaagccagaaagagtaagaaaaataccatatgctatcacttatatgtggaatctaaaaaaatgacacgaatgaacttatttaaaaaacagaaacagactcacagacaaaaaacaaaatttatggttactaagGGGGAACTAGGgttggagggtggagggataaattgggaatttggaatttgcagatactactatatataaaatagataaacaaggccctactgtttATAATACAAGTcttgtattcaatatcttgtattagctataatgaaaaggaatatatatatataactgaatcactatgctgtacaccagaaattaacacaacatggtaaacggtgtatacttcaattaaaattatatatatatatataatataaaatatatatatatggcttatGTAAGAGAGGAGTTCTCAGTTTAACAAAAAATGCTTTCCCAGAGCTGGGAAAGCTGAGGAGCTGAGATGGCAGGCTTTTCGGTTTTTGTTTTGTGCCATTTTCAACACGGGTTCCACCTTGtggtccaagatggctgctggagTTTCAGCCATCGTATCTGCTTCCCAGCTGCTGGAAGGGGGAAGGGATGAAGACCACGGCACATTGAGGTGGCTCCCCATCCCACCCTGGCTGCCCCATTGGCCAGGACATTGTTTTAGCTGAGTTCTACTCATTGTCTCTCAGTTGTCTGTAGCTGGGATTTATGCCGAGAGTGGCCTCTGGTTGGGCACACAACTCCAGGGAAGGATCCAGAAGGTAGATATGCCCAAGCCATGGGTCTTTCTGCAAAGAAAGAAGTCACACCTCAGATACATTAACATCGTCAGACTAGTTGAACAAGCCAAAGGACGTGGTCCAGGACCTTACCTCCAGGGGGCGCCACTCACATGGTCCACAATGTAAATTGCACCCCAGGAGCAGTGGGGGTCTTGCACTGGATCCCAGCTGAGTGAGCCCTCATTTAAGGCTGGGGAAGCcatggagggcttcctggagggggtgGCATTTAAGCCATCACTAAAGGAATGAAAATCTATCTTGATTTACCACTTCAGAGACACTGCTTGGAAGAGAAAGCCTGAAAATTAGTTTGGTTTGAAACATGTAGTGTTTAAAAACAATTTGACTTGGccatacttaaaatttttgaggtttcATATAAAAGTTGAGATTTCCAATTTCTCCGGTTAAAAACAAGCTTGGCCGCTTTGGATCACCACTTCACAGGGTAGCCATAGGCCAGCCCTCATGACCCCTTTAGAGACTTGTGCCTTCCTGACCCTGCTCCCTTCCTGGGTCACAGCCCCCTGCATCTCTATCTTGCCTGCCCGGACCACGTGATTCTCCAACAGGCCTGTGGGCTGGGAGGACTGGGATGACCGTTCCCGTTTGAccggtgaggaagctgaggctcaggaaggtagAGGGAGAGAAGAACTGTCACTTACTGTTCTGCTTCCCTGGATCTCTGAAGAGATGTGTCTGGGCCAAGGGCAGCAGCATGAGCAAAGGAGGGGAGGCGAGCAGGCACAGACTCTCCAGGGAGCAGAAAGGGGAATGAGAGGCTGGAGCTAAATGGTGACAAGTGGTGACACTACCCTGGCTGCCACCATTACACCCTGAGCCACCCCACAGAACTCAGTGTTGCTAGACCAGGCTCTGTCATCAAGGAACTGAGTGGCTTTGGGTAACTTGCTTGAACCTTGAGTTTCCTGTCTATATAATGGGTTGTAGCTGCCCTTCCCATCACAGGGATGGTGTGGGGAGAAACCCACTGATGTGTATGTGAGGATGGCAGCTTTGCCCTCTTGGGAAAAGGAGGAGCTGTCATTACCTAGATTACTAAGAGCCCCTCTTCTGGCCTCAATCACAATCACCTACCACTGTCCCCCACAGGAGGGGGCTTCCTCCAACTGTCCCCTTCACTCCTCTCAACACACCCTTGGgctcccaggccccctccccccacctccttccaACCATGTCTCTCCCTTTCAGAACCCTGGCTGCTGCCCAACCTCCCACCAACCATTTcccctgccctggaggaggggAACCAGGCAGTTTCAGAGCTTAGAGAGAGCACTCAGGACAGCTCACCAACCCTACTCACTGGCCCTCCCCCTTATTCCCTCATTCTTTCCACTCCAGCCCCAGTGTCTGCTTCCATCCCTGCAACCTGAAGCAGCCTGAATCCCTCTTTCCCAGGACCTGCAGGCTCACTGCCTCATCTTCTCTAGGTCTTTGCTCAAAGGTAGCCATCTGAGTGAGGCTTTCCCTGACCaccttattttaaaagtaatgccCTCTCCACAGCAGCCACTTCCAATCCCCtccctgcttcatttttctcctgaGCACCTATCACCAGCCAACGTACTCCATATATTGCTGACTTATCTTGTTTGGGATCTGTTTGTTTGCACTAAAATGTAAGTACCACAAAGTACACCAAACAGGAGAATCACTCTCCATGAGTATTGAATGAATTAAATTGTCAAGAGTGCCACCCTGAGTTGGCTCCAGATTTTACTGATTGGTGGGGGCTAGAGGGCTGGGGCCATACCCTCACCTTCAAAGTCAAACCAGGTATCCACTTCACCCttggctcagagaggtcaagtaacttgcagGATTACACAGCCACGAAGTGCTAGAGCCAGATATTGCACATGAGTCTCACTACTTTGTTTTGCTTACAGTACACACCAGGGTTTtggtcttggctctgccactaactgtGTGACACTGGTGAGTTAGTTAATTCTGATCCTAGTTGCTGTGAAATGAGGATCTTGGTACTTAATCTTTCAGGTTACTATGTCCTCATATATGTAAAGATTTTGGAATAGGAGTTGGCAAATTGTGCAGAATAAATGTTAgcttaaaaaaagaaggcaatttttcttttcttgtttttttttaaggatgaacTGTACATTTTGTGAGTGAGCGCCACATCAGTGGAAGGGTACAAATGGTTGAAAAACCCTGGACATTTAATTTCATCCTCACAGGTACTATTActacccctattttacagataagaaaacggaggcacagagaggttaagtctcCAGCCCGAGGTCTGGACTAAAGCCAGCCCGGGGGACTGTGGTGGGAATAAACCAAAGGGAAAGAGATTAGGAAGCCAGACCCGCCAGTGCCAGGCCTCTCAAGAGCCCCCTGGGAACCCCCTGGGAACCCCCTGACACTGCTGCTCAAGCTAAACGTGCAGCGGGTCCCGCACTCGGAGGCATCTGGGCGCCGCCCGCCTCCGCCCCGCCCCTTGCTCTCGGGTTGTCCAATCCCACAGTCTTCATGTAAATA is a window of Camelus bactrianus isolate YW-2024 breed Bactrian camel chromosome 12, ASM4877302v1, whole genome shotgun sequence DNA encoding:
- the NOL12 gene encoding nucleolar protein 12 isoform X2 → MGRNKKKKRDGDDRRPRLVLSFDEEKRREYLTGFHKRKVERKKAAIEEIKQRLKEEQKKLREERHQEYLKMLAEREEALEEADELDWLVTAKTESVQYDHPNHTVTVTTISDLDLSGARLLGLPPPEQGAGRGSEEEASSVEKPTRALPRKSRDPLLSQRISSLTASLHAHSRKKVKRKHPRRAQDSTKKPPSATRTSKTQRRRLTGKARHSGE
- the NOL12 gene encoding nucleolar protein 12 isoform X1; translation: MESPAPPSLLLSAARPALLCGGGRVGISGLRLVASTSPAQPPCTREYLTGFHKRKVERKKAAIEEIKQRLKEEQKKLREERHQEYLKMLAEREEALEEADELDWLVTAKTESVQYDHPNHTVTVTTISDLDLSGARLLGLPPPEQGAGRGSEEEASSVEKPTRALPRKSRDPLLSQRISSLTASLHAHSRKKVKRKHPRRAQDSTKKPPSATRTSKTQRRRLTGKARHSGE